In one Saccharibacillus brassicae genomic region, the following are encoded:
- the fliW gene encoding flagellar assembly protein FliW, with protein sequence MIIETATLGSTEITVEQIYHFEKGIPGFDEETEFALIPVEDSPFFHFQSLKEKHLSFLLVDPFVFFPEYEFELGSSEKEALGIHSDVVVRSIVTLHEEVEKSTMNILAPIVLNPKKRKGLQVVLHNSSYPTKHLLWPSELESAINPVEGGE encoded by the coding sequence TTGATTATCGAGACAGCCACTTTGGGCAGTACAGAAATTACGGTAGAGCAGATCTATCATTTTGAAAAAGGTATCCCTGGTTTCGACGAAGAAACAGAGTTTGCGCTTATTCCCGTAGAAGATAGTCCGTTTTTTCATTTCCAATCTCTAAAAGAGAAACATCTGTCTTTTTTGCTTGTCGATCCGTTCGTGTTTTTCCCGGAATATGAATTTGAACTTGGAAGTTCTGAAAAGGAAGCGTTGGGAATTCATTCAGATGTAGTCGTACGCAGCATAGTAACTTTGCATGAAGAAGTCGAGAAATCCACAATGAACATTTTGGCGCCAATCGTACTGAACCCAAAAAAACGCAAGGGTCTTCAAGTTGTTTTGCATAATTCTTCCTATCCTACCAAACATCTACTCTGGCCAAGTGAGCTGGAATCTGCTATAAACCCTGTCGAAGGAGGGGAATGA
- a CDS encoding DUF6470 family protein: protein MPSIPQIQIRQTPAKIGIETTRGQMEIRQPKPQMQQETQAAQLSIEQYKPQLTIDQSKAFAAYTGGTMRELNDRLVSGYQQNFMQALAKRVDAGNQLAAIHKPGNTIAEIYGTDNKALPIPESRGPASMGNVQIRFETPPPKIDFRAAKVDIRIETQPVEINYTVGSINMYLLQKNTFEIIPPSIDTIG from the coding sequence ATGCCTTCTATTCCTCAAATTCAAATTAGGCAAACTCCGGCCAAGATTGGGATCGAAACGACGCGTGGACAGATGGAGATTCGTCAGCCCAAGCCGCAGATGCAGCAGGAAACTCAGGCTGCACAGCTGTCTATCGAGCAGTACAAACCTCAGCTGACCATTGACCAGAGCAAAGCTTTTGCAGCATATACGGGTGGGACGATGCGAGAACTGAATGATCGTCTTGTTTCGGGGTATCAGCAAAATTTTATGCAGGCTTTGGCTAAGCGTGTCGATGCGGGCAATCAATTGGCTGCCATTCATAAGCCGGGCAACACCATCGCAGAGATCTATGGAACAGACAACAAGGCGCTGCCGATACCGGAATCTCGAGGACCGGCTTCAATGGGAAATGTACAAATTCGTTTCGAGACGCCACCGCCCAAAATCGATTTTAGAGCGGCTAAAGTAGACATTCGAATCGAGACACAGCCTGTAGAGATCAATTACACGGTAGGCAGTATCAACATGTATTTGCTTCAGAAGAACACGTTTGAGATTATTCCGCCTTCGATTGATACAATTGGATAA
- the flgL gene encoding flagellar hook-associated protein FlgL, with protein sequence MRVTSGMMSNHLLNNLNRTASKMNDTQLQMTTGMKINKPSDDPTGITYSLRYRQELSSNEQYQRNTDSALSWLGFNDDVLTEVNSVMQRVRELTVQASTGTNSQESHNSIQAEIKQLKEQMIDVGNSQFNGKYIFNGETYDQKPYGFAKVNGVSDTSAARSLVLDQGQVKYTVGAGVQMSINTSGNTVFGGDEADNMFAIFNNLEAALDNGDLKAIGAQLDMIDSRTNKFAVVHAEVGAKTNRLELMENRLGNLETNLTELQSKTEDADYAKLMIKSKIEESVYNASLSVGAKIISTSLVDFMR encoded by the coding sequence ATGAGAGTAACGTCAGGGATGATGAGCAATCACTTATTGAATAACCTGAATCGAACAGCATCGAAAATGAATGATACCCAGCTTCAAATGACAACAGGCATGAAGATTAACAAGCCTTCCGATGATCCGACAGGCATCACTTATTCGCTGCGGTATCGGCAAGAGCTGTCTTCGAACGAACAGTATCAACGCAATACGGACAGTGCGTTATCGTGGTTAGGATTTAATGATGATGTGCTGACCGAAGTTAATTCCGTCATGCAGCGTGTGCGTGAATTGACCGTTCAAGCATCGACAGGAACCAATTCCCAAGAGTCGCATAACAGCATCCAGGCCGAAATCAAACAGCTCAAAGAGCAAATGATCGATGTCGGTAACAGCCAATTTAACGGCAAATACATTTTTAACGGCGAAACTTACGATCAAAAACCGTACGGGTTTGCCAAAGTAAATGGAGTTTCCGACACTTCGGCTGCTCGATCGCTTGTTTTGGATCAGGGTCAGGTTAAATATACGGTCGGCGCCGGGGTGCAAATGTCTATCAATACTTCGGGGAATACGGTATTCGGCGGCGATGAAGCCGATAACATGTTTGCTATTTTCAATAATCTTGAAGCGGCACTTGATAATGGTGACTTGAAAGCGATCGGTGCTCAGTTGGATATGATCGATTCGCGAACAAATAAGTTTGCTGTTGTTCATGCGGAAGTCGGTGCAAAAACGAATCGTCTTGAATTGATGGAGAACCGTCTTGGGAATTTGGAAACTAACTTGACCGAACTTCAATCCAAAACGGAAGACGCTGATTATGCAAAATTGATGATCAAGTCGAAGATCGAAGAAAGCGTCTATAATGCCTCCCTGTCTGTTGGAGCCAAAATTATCAGCACTTCCCTGGTTGATTTTATGAGATAA
- the flgK gene encoding flagellar hook-associated protein FlgK produces MASTFHGIETARRSLMTQRTALDTTGHNIANANTEGYTRQRVNMQASIPMEAYGAMRSLNPGQLGTGVEFTSITRIRESYLDTQFRSENSSLGTLTTQADALSKLEGIVNEPSDTGLRTVMDKFWKSVSDLSKDTESMTARKVVKEAALALTDTFNHTSKQLSDMNADLTSNIALKGKELQSNIDSIADLNRSISRIESLGDNANDLRDQRDLLTDKLSKLVNITVTDTDAGYNISMGGQALVNGTTATQLPVDQPAAKGSALETILSTATGGEIHGMFLGRDKYTADYQVQLDQIANTLANGNVDVTFPAGSSFPEGTMLSKEVVLSNGATLPANTAFPKGASLKDDSTLTVAGINGLQQMGLTTDGSSQRGVPLFVSTGGGTTITASSIALNSVIANNPDKLASSIRTDASGNAIKGNNGLALIMADLKNSKFTVTDAAGNTTNATIGDRYSGMVGQLGIQAQEANRKMANAESLKTQVDTNRQSVSGVSQDEEMTNLVKFQQAYNASARFMTTYDEMLDKLINGTGTVGR; encoded by the coding sequence ATGGCATCTACATTTCATGGAATCGAGACGGCGCGTCGCAGCTTGATGACTCAAAGAACGGCACTGGATACGACAGGACATAACATTGCGAACGCAAATACGGAAGGGTATACGCGTCAGCGCGTTAACATGCAAGCGTCCATTCCTATGGAAGCCTATGGTGCAATGCGTTCGCTTAACCCCGGACAGCTGGGTACCGGCGTGGAATTTACAAGCATTACTCGGATTCGCGAAAGTTATTTGGATACGCAGTTCCGGAGCGAGAACAGCTCTTTGGGAACGCTGACAACTCAAGCGGATGCTCTAAGCAAACTGGAAGGGATCGTTAACGAGCCTTCCGACACCGGTTTACGTACGGTAATGGACAAGTTTTGGAAATCCGTATCGGATTTAAGCAAAGATACGGAGAGCATGACCGCGCGGAAAGTAGTCAAAGAGGCCGCTCTTGCTCTGACGGATACGTTTAATCATACGTCCAAACAACTCAGCGACATGAATGCGGATCTCACCTCGAATATCGCACTCAAAGGAAAAGAGCTTCAGTCCAACATCGATTCGATCGCGGATCTGAATCGATCGATTTCGCGAATCGAAAGTCTGGGCGACAATGCCAACGATCTCCGCGACCAGAGAGATTTGCTGACCGATAAACTTTCCAAGCTCGTAAATATTACGGTCACGGATACGGATGCCGGTTACAACATCAGTATGGGCGGGCAAGCTCTTGTAAACGGTACGACGGCTACGCAGCTTCCTGTAGACCAGCCTGCGGCCAAAGGGAGTGCGCTGGAGACGATTCTGAGTACGGCAACCGGCGGCGAAATTCACGGGATGTTCCTGGGTCGTGACAAATATACGGCCGATTACCAGGTTCAATTGGACCAAATTGCAAATACGTTGGCTAACGGAAACGTAGATGTCACTTTCCCGGCCGGTTCTTCTTTCCCTGAGGGCACCATGTTATCCAAAGAAGTCGTGCTCTCAAACGGTGCAACACTCCCTGCAAATACGGCTTTCCCAAAAGGCGCATCTTTAAAAGACGACAGTACGTTAACGGTAGCAGGTATTAACGGATTGCAGCAAATGGGCTTGACTACGGACGGTAGTTCACAGCGGGGAGTTCCTCTTTTCGTAAGTACGGGCGGAGGAACGACGATCACAGCATCTTCGATTGCTCTCAATTCCGTCATTGCCAACAATCCCGACAAGCTGGCTTCTTCAATTCGTACCGATGCTAGCGGAAATGCGATCAAAGGCAATAATGGGCTAGCTTTAATCATGGCAGATTTGAAAAATAGCAAATTTACTGTTACAGATGCCGCCGGAAATACCACGAATGCCACAATCGGCGATCGTTACAGCGGAATGGTAGGTCAACTTGGTATTCAAGCGCAGGAAGCTAATCGCAAAATGGCAAATGCAGAATCGTTGAAGACCCAGGTCGATACGAATCGCCAGTCGGTCAGCGGGGTATCGCAGGACGAAGAAATGACGAATTTGGTCAAATTCCAACAAGCGTATAACGCTTCGGCCCGTTTTATGACCACCTATGATGAGATGCTCGATAAATTGATTAACGGTACGGGAACAGTCGGAAGATAA
- a CDS encoding flagellar protein FlgN, producing the protein MALNRLIEILEQMEAAHKRMLELGEQKKTAIMANDVDRVIVINNQESKIVKMIGALDQERTEAAFSFMQAMGIKSNLNLKLSELTRLVFDVEDKARLVDVQHRLATILQKLKSLNDINQQLTEQSLTFINLSIDLLVGTPTDSHTYTHPASTSTGYRNQGFYNARG; encoded by the coding sequence GTGGCATTGAACCGACTGATTGAGATTTTGGAACAAATGGAAGCGGCGCACAAGCGGATGTTGGAACTTGGCGAACAGAAGAAGACGGCAATCATGGCAAACGACGTCGATCGTGTGATTGTCATCAACAACCAGGAGTCCAAGATCGTCAAAATGATCGGAGCACTGGACCAAGAGCGCACGGAAGCAGCTTTTTCTTTTATGCAGGCAATGGGAATCAAGTCAAATTTGAACCTCAAGCTCAGTGAACTTACCCGTCTGGTTTTTGATGTCGAGGACAAGGCTCGTCTGGTAGACGTTCAGCATAGACTTGCCACCATACTGCAGAAGCTCAAATCGCTCAACGACATTAACCAGCAGTTGACCGAGCAGTCGCTTACATTCATTAATCTTTCGATTGATCTGCTTGTCGGAACTCCGACAGACAGCCACACATATACGCATCCGGCCAGCACATCTACCGGTTATCGCAATCAAGGCTTCTATAATGCAAGAGGGTAA
- the flgM gene encoding flagellar biosynthesis anti-sigma factor FlgM, giving the protein MKINEPSRIGALNPYQRTQETQRTEETKKTARKDEVTISTEAMEMLQAANKPAESDRAARIQELKQQVSAGTYSVDANKIAEKLLPFLT; this is encoded by the coding sequence ATGAAGATCAACGAACCATCGAGAATCGGTGCCTTGAACCCTTACCAACGGACCCAAGAGACGCAGCGTACCGAAGAAACGAAGAAGACGGCGCGCAAGGACGAAGTTACGATTTCCACGGAGGCGATGGAGATGCTGCAAGCTGCCAACAAGCCGGCTGAAAGCGACCGCGCTGCACGTATTCAGGAATTGAAGCAGCAGGTATCTGCCGGAACTTATTCGGTGGACGCAAATAAAATTGCCGAGAAACTCTTACCTTTTCTTACGTAA
- a CDS encoding TIGR03826 family flagellar region protein: MNLANCPRCGKVFVMNYKGICANCAKDIENEYEACVKYLRDNKGAHMQELSDETGVSIRQITTFIREGRISTASAPNLSYECEVCGTFIREGNMCDSCRTKLAGDLRQAGKETAPVQKNNSTGAYKAFDRNRPL, encoded by the coding sequence ATGAATTTGGCGAACTGTCCGCGCTGCGGCAAGGTTTTCGTGATGAATTACAAAGGAATCTGCGCCAACTGCGCAAAAGATATCGAGAACGAATACGAGGCCTGCGTCAAATATTTGCGCGATAACAAAGGCGCCCACATGCAGGAGTTGTCGGACGAGACCGGCGTCAGCATCCGGCAGATCACGACGTTTATCCGCGAAGGACGCATCTCCACCGCGAGCGCGCCCAACCTGAGCTACGAATGCGAAGTGTGCGGAACGTTTATCCGGGAAGGAAATATGTGCGATTCCTGCCGGACCAAGCTCGCCGGAGACCTGCGCCAGGCCGGCAAAGAGACCGCGCCCGTTCAGAAAAACAATTCGACCGGCGCCTACAAGGCGTTCGACCGCAACCGGCCGCTGTAA
- a CDS encoding ComF family protein → MNGFPNPSATLRRLLSPRLDTCLACGRPALLGASLPLLCRRCAALVPWITEPRCLVCGRAQGCPDCLRPDAARRAFTLNRSAALYDKTMREWIAAYKYGGQELFAEPFSLMLEQAYRRMRSELSARSEADSAHADRTVIEKRLLSRFRHAFRSDAWSADCVTWVPVSAERLEERGFNQAERMARRLAKHMRLPAHELLARTRHTGKQSFKTRAQRLHNLNGAFCPAPNLDPRIFKEWDLIGRTKQPGGSFPIRILLIDDIYTTGTTAAVCASALQRLEERSGRPVSVYSLTLARS, encoded by the coding sequence ATGAACGGATTCCCGAATCCCTCTGCCACTCTGCGCCGTCTGCTGTCTCCGCGGCTCGACACCTGCCTGGCCTGCGGCCGTCCCGCTCTTTTGGGTGCGTCGCTGCCGCTGCTGTGTCGGCGCTGCGCCGCCCTCGTGCCGTGGATCACGGAGCCCCGCTGCCTCGTCTGCGGGCGGGCGCAGGGCTGTCCCGATTGTCTGCGCCCCGATGCGGCCCGCCGGGCCTTTACGCTGAATCGCAGCGCGGCGCTGTATGACAAGACGATGCGGGAATGGATCGCCGCGTACAAATACGGCGGACAGGAGCTGTTCGCCGAACCGTTCTCGCTCATGCTGGAACAGGCGTACCGCCGGATGCGCAGCGAGTTGTCGGCGCGAAGCGAAGCGGACTCGGCGCATGCGGACAGGACAGTGATCGAGAAGCGGCTGCTTTCCCGTTTTCGGCATGCTTTCCGCTCCGATGCCTGGAGTGCGGACTGCGTCACATGGGTCCCGGTCAGCGCGGAGCGGCTGGAGGAACGGGGCTTTAATCAGGCGGAGCGGATGGCGCGCCGTTTGGCGAAGCATATGCGGCTGCCGGCCCACGAACTGCTTGCGCGTACACGGCATACCGGCAAACAGAGTTTCAAGACGCGGGCGCAGCGGCTGCATAATCTGAACGGCGCTTTTTGCCCCGCTCCTAATTTGGACCCCCGGATCTTTAAGGAATGGGACCTTATAGGAAGAACAAAACAACCCGGAGGGTCTTTTCCTATTCGAATCCTATTGATCGACGATATTTATACGACGGGAACGACCGCCGCCGTCTGCGCTTCGGCTTTGCAGAGACTGGAAGAACGTTCGGGACGCCCCGTTTCCGTCTACAGCCTGACGCTCGCCCGTTCGTAA
- a CDS encoding DEAD/DEAH box helicase, with protein sequence MKASLYAAGDGHERKLYLSLDLKADFLWWGELGAAGYGKAGSLPMQLVSSGMPLQWAARLSGKTVPESADRWSHREWERYIRRWLAPELAAEAPHSIASLLGMEEEAADCRSAGQSWTGAAGREPGEPDIDQLEKKQRLNEQATVLGELLEGRSLLGRELLAMIREIAPELERDWKAIVQWAYLQGRLTLSGAVEKTAGAGPSRLFGRLNGQARMCGLSGGRFAAAARAAHRCVRCGSEAAGGPCAACGSADCARCEACRALGRSRSCEPLLQSLPRAPRRGGQGGPGAAPPGPGLPADAEPEAALRARLARWKLSPAQTAASELAVRFLEAEPGPARPGRAGREPRAPRRVPHASAPPPRRAGALRLAATAMLGAAWPGARPDTSGYAAADPASRFLLWAVTGAGKTEMLFPLIESALRRGGRVLVATPRRDVVLELAPRLRRAFPHEPLTALYGGSEERWQRGRITLATTHQLLRFARAFDLVVIDELDAFPFHGDPMLSYAAETCRTDGGRTVYLSATPPRGMLALVRRGRLACAKVPVRYHRHPLPVPEPLRMLSLAECLRRGRLPDALLRRCGQSLRRGAQLFVFVPKIVYAERLAALLRRAFPGIAVGATSSQDGKRGDKVLSFRSAEFRILVTTTILERGVTVPRSDVYILDADSRLFDEASLVQMAGRAGRSAEDPSGRVVFASAQHTAAQAGARRQIRRMNRWAKPFLLTAPGEDPSPVRSPGEPRR encoded by the coding sequence ATGAAAGCTTCATTGTATGCGGCGGGAGACGGGCACGAGAGAAAATTATATCTATCGCTAGATTTGAAAGCGGACTTTCTGTGGTGGGGAGAGTTGGGCGCCGCGGGATACGGCAAGGCCGGCTCGCTGCCTATGCAATTGGTTTCTTCCGGCATGCCGCTGCAGTGGGCCGCGCGGCTGAGCGGGAAAACCGTGCCCGAATCGGCGGACCGTTGGAGTCACCGGGAGTGGGAGCGGTATATTCGCCGGTGGCTCGCACCTGAGCTTGCGGCCGAAGCCCCCCATTCGATCGCTTCGCTGCTCGGGATGGAGGAGGAGGCGGCGGACTGCCGGAGCGCGGGGCAAAGCTGGACAGGAGCGGCAGGACGGGAACCGGGCGAGCCCGACATCGATCAACTGGAAAAGAAACAGCGTTTGAACGAGCAGGCCACCGTACTCGGAGAACTGCTGGAAGGCCGGTCGCTGCTCGGCCGCGAACTGCTTGCGATGATTCGCGAGATCGCCCCGGAGCTGGAACGCGATTGGAAAGCGATCGTGCAGTGGGCGTATTTGCAGGGACGGCTCACCTTATCGGGCGCGGTGGAGAAGACCGCGGGAGCCGGCCCAAGTCGGCTTTTCGGCCGACTGAACGGGCAAGCGCGCATGTGCGGCTTGTCCGGCGGCCGCTTCGCCGCCGCGGCCCGCGCCGCGCATCGCTGCGTGCGCTGCGGCAGCGAAGCTGCGGGCGGCCCCTGCGCCGCCTGCGGCTCGGCGGACTGCGCACGCTGCGAAGCGTGCCGTGCGCTCGGGCGCAGCCGCTCCTGCGAGCCGCTGCTGCAGAGCCTGCCGCGCGCGCCGCGCCGCGGCGGGCAGGGCGGCCCGGGCGCTGCGCCGCCCGGGCCCGGGCTTCCGGCCGATGCGGAGCCGGAAGCCGCCCTGCGCGCGAGACTCGCGCGCTGGAAGCTCAGCCCGGCGCAGACGGCCGCGTCTGAGCTTGCGGTCCGGTTCCTCGAAGCGGAACCGGGACCTGCGCGGCCCGGCAGGGCCGGGCGCGAACCGCGTGCGCCGCGCCGCGTGCCGCACGCTTCGGCGCCGCCGCCCCGGCGAGCCGGCGCCCTGCGGCTCGCCGCCACCGCCATGCTTGGCGCGGCCTGGCCCGGCGCGCGGCCGGACACGTCCGGCTATGCCGCGGCCGATCCGGCCAGCCGCTTTCTGCTCTGGGCGGTGACAGGCGCCGGCAAGACGGAAATGCTGTTTCCGCTGATCGAGAGCGCGCTGCGCCGCGGAGGGCGCGTATTGGTCGCGACTCCGCGGCGCGACGTCGTGCTGGAACTTGCGCCCCGATTGCGCAGGGCTTTCCCGCACGAGCCGCTGACGGCTTTGTATGGGGGCAGCGAAGAACGCTGGCAGAGAGGTCGGATCACGCTTGCGACGACCCATCAGCTGCTGCGATTCGCGCGGGCGTTCGATCTGGTCGTGATCGACGAATTGGACGCTTTTCCTTTTCACGGCGATCCGATGCTGTCCTATGCCGCCGAGACCTGCCGGACAGACGGCGGCAGGACCGTTTACCTGTCCGCCACGCCGCCGCGCGGCATGCTGGCGCTCGTCCGCCGCGGCCGGCTGGCCTGCGCCAAAGTGCCTGTGCGCTACCATCGGCATCCGCTGCCTGTGCCGGAACCGCTGCGTATGCTTTCGCTTGCGGAGTGTCTGCGCCGGGGCCGCCTGCCGGACGCTTTGCTGCGCAGATGCGGGCAATCGCTGCGCCGGGGTGCCCAACTTTTCGTTTTTGTTCCGAAAATTGTGTACGCCGAACGTCTGGCCGCCCTGCTGCGCCGAGCTTTTCCGGGCATAGCAGTCGGCGCCACTTCTTCGCAAGACGGAAAGCGCGGCGACAAAGTGCTGTCTTTTCGCTCCGCCGAGTTCCGGATTTTGGTCACGACGACCATTTTGGAACGCGGCGTGACCGTTCCCCGCAGCGACGTCTATATTCTGGATGCGGACAGCCGATTGTTCGACGAAGCTTCTCTCGTACAGATGGCCGGTCGCGCGGGCCGGTCGGCCGAAGATCCGTCGGGCCGCGTCGTGTTCGCTTCCGCGCAGCATACGGCTGCCCAGGCGGGAGCGCGCCGCCAGATCCGCCGGATGAACAGATGGGCCAAGCCTTTTCTGCTGACCGCCCCCGGCGAAGACCCCAGTCCTGTTCGTTCGCCCGGAGAGCCAAGACGATGA
- a CDS encoding response regulator: protein MESMNSEQIKIKVLLADDHQLFREGLKRILNMEDDIEVIGECSDGIQVLEFCNSLKPDVILMDINMPNENGVEATAKLREIFPDIKVIMLSIHDDESYVFETLRKGASGYLLKDMEAESLINAIRSVAAGHAYIHPKVTGKLIQQLQRMTFVNERGAMFESTQNEEAGVKFIGGEDNPLTRREAEVLRLMSEGKSNKAIGEFLFISEKTVKNHVSSILQKMEVEDRTQAVINAIKMGWVTL, encoded by the coding sequence ATGGAGAGCATGAACTCGGAACAAATTAAAATTAAAGTGCTTTTGGCTGACGATCACCAGTTGTTCCGTGAGGGATTGAAAAGGATTTTGAACATGGAGGACGACATCGAGGTCATCGGGGAGTGCAGCGACGGCATTCAGGTGCTGGAATTTTGCAATTCCCTCAAACCCGACGTCATCCTGATGGACATCAACATGCCCAACGAGAACGGCGTGGAAGCGACGGCGAAACTCCGCGAGATTTTTCCGGATATCAAAGTCATCATGCTGTCGATTCATGACGATGAAAGCTATGTCTTCGAGACGCTTCGCAAGGGAGCAAGCGGCTATCTCTTGAAAGACATGGAAGCGGAATCGCTGATCAACGCAATCCGCAGCGTAGCGGCCGGCCACGCCTATATTCATCCCAAAGTGACGGGCAAACTGATTCAACAGCTGCAGCGCATGACGTTCGTCAACGAGCGCGGCGCGATGTTCGAAAGCACGCAGAACGAGGAAGCCGGCGTCAAGTTCATCGGCGGGGAAGACAATCCGCTGACGCGCCGCGAAGCGGAAGTGCTGCGTCTCATGTCGGAAGGCAAGAGCAACAAGGCGATCGGCGAGTTCCTGTTTATCAGCGAGAAAACGGTCAAGAACCATGTCAGCAGCATTTTGCAAAAGATGGAAGTCGAAGACCGTACGCAGGCCGTAATCAATGCGATCAAAATGGGCTGGGTTACGCTGTAA
- a CDS encoding sensor histidine kinase — protein MDFQADALDRVIKNAIQVVEDSKYQIFEILDQSRAELNSLTEELQKVIKDTSDTADKVDDLEGKFRLSRIRLTEVSRDFVKYTENDIRQAYERATQFQLELSVYREKEAYLRARRDELQLRVRNSMNAIERAETLGSQMSVVTEYLSGGEVGQATKMLESAKTRQMVGLKIILAQEEERKRISREIHDGPAQLMANMALRTEIVERMLSKKDYGRVQEEVADLKKQVRYSLEEIRKVIFNLRPMALDDLGLIPTLRKYTRDYEDKNRIRTVFETRGKEYRLSSAMEAAVFRLIQEALTNAAKHGDPTHVVVEIAYQTQLVKISIRDNGRGFNTEILEQKANQHVHFGLIGMRERVELLEGRMEIESAENQGTKIVIHIPTNVENGKGYEDGEHELGTN, from the coding sequence GTGGATTTCCAAGCGGATGCTTTAGACCGAGTCATCAAAAATGCCATTCAAGTCGTGGAAGACAGCAAGTATCAAATTTTTGAGATATTGGATCAGTCCCGCGCCGAACTCAACTCACTCACCGAAGAACTGCAGAAGGTCATCAAGGATACTTCGGACACCGCCGACAAAGTCGACGATCTCGAAGGTAAATTCCGTCTTTCCCGTATCCGGCTCACGGAAGTGAGCCGGGATTTCGTAAAATATACGGAGAATGATATTCGGCAGGCTTATGAACGGGCGACGCAGTTTCAGTTGGAGCTTTCGGTGTATCGGGAGAAAGAAGCTTATTTGAGAGCCAGGCGCGATGAGCTTCAGCTTCGTGTGCGCAATTCGATGAACGCGATCGAGCGCGCCGAGACGCTGGGCTCGCAGATGAGCGTCGTCACCGAATACTTGTCCGGCGGAGAAGTCGGTCAGGCGACCAAAATGCTGGAATCCGCCAAAACCCGTCAGATGGTCGGCCTGAAAATCATTCTGGCTCAGGAAGAAGAACGCAAACGCATTTCCAGGGAAATTCATGACGGTCCGGCGCAACTAATGGCTAATATGGCGCTCCGGACCGAAATCGTCGAGCGCATGCTGAGCAAAAAAGATTACGGCCGCGTTCAAGAAGAAGTGGCGGATCTCAAAAAGCAGGTACGTTACAGCCTGGAAGAGATCCGCAAAGTTATTTTTAACCTCCGTCCCATGGCGCTTGACGACCTCGGATTGATTCCGACGCTTCGCAAGTACACGCGCGATTACGAGGATAAGAACCGGATTCGTACCGTATTCGAGACGAGGGGCAAAGAGTATCGGCTCTCTTCCGCAATGGAGGCTGCCGTCTTCCGTTTGATTCAGGAGGCGCTCACCAATGCGGCCAAGCACGGGGACCCGACTCATGTCGTCGTCGAGATCGCCTACCAGACGCAGCTTGTCAAAATCTCGATTCGGGATAACGGGCGCGGTTTTAACACGGAAATCTTGGAGCAAAAGGCGAATCAGCATGTGCACTTCGGTCTGATTGGAATGCGGGAAAGAGTCGAGCTGCTTGAGGGAAGAATGGAGATCGAATCAGCCGAGAATCAAGGAACTAAAATCGTGATCCATATCCCGACGAATGTAGAAAATGGAAAGGGGTATGAAGATGGAGAGCATGAACTCGGAACAAATTAA